A window of the Dyadobacter pollutisoli genome harbors these coding sequences:
- a CDS encoding ABC transporter permease yields MITNYLKVAIRNLAKSKTYSVINIFGLGLGMAVSVLILMFVMHEYSYDKFHANHQRIYRVLGKVKMGDNELQMPSFSSDKALVFKNSDARIKDFVRILPTYDKIVMKSPEKGLFFEENFMFADPSFLKIFSFTLKEGNPAQALDKPFTMVISERAASKYFGNIDPIGKILSYQGKHPLQITGVMKNAPSNSTFNPDFLASLSTYPQLGQQEKNNWISGGIFNIYLLLDSEKSASIAERNLNKKEGGKLDAFGSKSRYILEGLSSIHLGNNSVDGGNNKLITVFTGVAALILFLALFNYMSLTTARSTLRAKEVGVRKVIGAGRSGLVRQFYAESVLLCTLAFALAFVLVRFLHQPFYDLLDLHIDASFLVSPNFLAFLIALLVLTVLVAGSYPALVLSGFAPLEVLKGRLGGKRSGAGVRRFFMVFQFTVSIALIISSLVVKDQLTFMQNKKLGLHKDQVLAVPLTQSIAGNYFPLREEISQQAGIQNYTFCDVGLFKGYNMFFLKNETNKKDVGIVSMLVDGRFVETLGLKWKSMPVPASFKSTNYWLLNETAVKELGIKGDPVGQDMQIAGKIGGVLKDFHFTSVQSGMKAMGVQVVNDTTNILKRPGGSKAVMYVRLDPKADIKDKVATIETIFKKYDKEKPFEYYFLDDAFNATFKTEIRMSKMFSVFTGLAIFIACMGLFGLVTFTAETRTKEIGIRKVLGSSVAGIVALLSGDFIKLVLIAIVLAIPAAYFLMDKWLQDFPYRIQIPITIYLYASLLAIVIAVVTISFQSIKAALMNPVKSLKNE; encoded by the coding sequence ATGATAACAAACTATCTCAAAGTCGCCATTCGGAATCTTGCAAAGAGCAAGACCTATTCCGTGATCAACATTTTCGGCCTGGGGCTGGGAATGGCTGTTTCAGTCCTGATCCTGATGTTCGTGATGCACGAATACAGCTATGACAAGTTCCATGCAAATCATCAGCGGATTTATAGGGTGCTGGGCAAAGTGAAAATGGGCGATAATGAGTTGCAGATGCCATCGTTTTCCTCTGACAAAGCGCTTGTCTTCAAAAATTCCGATGCCCGGATCAAGGATTTTGTGAGGATACTGCCAACCTACGACAAGATTGTGATGAAAAGTCCTGAAAAAGGGCTGTTTTTCGAGGAGAATTTTATGTTCGCTGATCCATCCTTTTTAAAGATCTTTTCCTTTACATTAAAAGAAGGAAATCCAGCGCAGGCGCTGGACAAGCCTTTTACTATGGTCATTTCAGAGCGCGCAGCCAGCAAGTATTTCGGTAATATTGATCCCATCGGCAAAATTTTGTCCTACCAGGGTAAGCATCCTTTACAGATTACAGGCGTTATGAAAAATGCGCCTTCGAACTCCACATTCAATCCCGATTTCCTTGCCTCCTTGTCAACTTATCCACAACTAGGACAACAGGAAAAGAACAACTGGATCTCGGGCGGCATATTCAACATTTATCTGCTGCTCGATTCGGAAAAATCTGCCAGTATTGCTGAACGTAACCTTAACAAAAAAGAGGGAGGAAAGCTGGATGCATTTGGAAGCAAGTCCAGGTACATCCTGGAAGGGCTGAGCAGCATTCATTTGGGTAACAATTCGGTTGACGGAGGAAACAATAAGCTCATTACTGTGTTTACAGGCGTCGCAGCATTGATCCTGTTCCTCGCATTGTTCAATTACATGAGCCTTACTACCGCTCGCTCTACCCTGCGTGCGAAGGAAGTAGGCGTACGCAAGGTCATTGGTGCCGGACGTAGCGGGCTTGTGAGGCAGTTTTACGCAGAGTCTGTGTTGCTTTGTACGCTGGCGTTTGCACTGGCATTTGTTCTGGTGCGATTTCTGCATCAGCCGTTTTATGATCTGCTGGATCTTCATATTGACGCTTCGTTTCTGGTATCACCTAATTTCCTTGCATTCCTGATCGCTTTGCTGGTGTTGACCGTACTCGTCGCCGGGAGTTATCCTGCGCTGGTGTTGTCGGGATTTGCTCCATTGGAAGTATTGAAAGGGCGGCTGGGCGGCAAGAGAAGTGGTGCCGGTGTAAGGAGATTTTTTATGGTATTCCAATTCACCGTTTCCATCGCATTGATCATCAGTAGTCTTGTCGTGAAAGACCAGCTGACATTTATGCAGAACAAAAAGCTGGGCCTACATAAAGACCAGGTACTGGCCGTGCCATTGACGCAATCGATCGCTGGTAACTATTTCCCTTTGCGGGAAGAAATCAGCCAGCAAGCCGGAATCCAAAACTATACTTTTTGTGATGTGGGGCTTTTCAAGGGCTATAACATGTTCTTTTTGAAAAATGAAACTAATAAAAAAGATGTCGGTATCGTCAGTATGCTGGTCGACGGCCGCTTCGTAGAAACCCTCGGTCTTAAATGGAAATCGATGCCGGTACCGGCGTCATTTAAAAGCACGAATTACTGGCTGCTGAATGAAACTGCCGTAAAGGAGCTGGGAATTAAAGGTGATCCCGTGGGCCAGGACATGCAGATCGCGGGAAAAATTGGCGGCGTTCTGAAAGATTTTCACTTCACTTCCGTGCAGAGCGGGATGAAAGCAATGGGCGTCCAGGTGGTCAACGACACGACCAATATTTTGAAGCGCCCCGGCGGGTCCAAAGCAGTTATGTACGTCAGGCTGGACCCAAAGGCCGATATCAAAGACAAAGTGGCGACCATTGAGACGATCTTCAAAAAGTATGACAAGGAAAAACCATTCGAATATTATTTCCTTGACGACGCCTTTAATGCCACATTCAAAACAGAGATCCGAATGTCGAAAATGTTCTCTGTATTTACCGGGCTTGCAATTTTCATCGCCTGTATGGGACTTTTTGGGCTGGTAACCTTCACCGCCGAAACCCGTACGAAGGAAATAGGGATACGTAAAGTGCTGGGTTCGTCTGTCGCCGGGATCGTTGCATTGCTGTCCGGGGACTTCATCAAACTGGTTCTCATCGCCATTGTGCTGGCTATTCCGGCGGCCTATTTTCTGATGGATAAATGGTTGCAGGATTTTCCATATCGCATTCAAATTCCGATTACTATCTATTTGTATGCGAGTTTATTGGCTATCGTTATTGCAGTGGTGACCATCAGTTTTCAGAGTATCAAGGCTGCCTTAATGAACCCTGTGAAATCTTTGAAAAACGAGTAA
- a CDS encoding ABC transporter permease yields MLRNYFKIAWRTLWNKKAFAAINIFGLAIGLATCMLILLYVQHELNYDRYNERADRIFRITMHGKIGGTEINIAVAPAPAGPSVARDYPGVEAFTRVTTEGTFLVKNDQERFKEEHVAFADSNFFQVFSIPVVKGNPATMLKEPNTLVITEAIAQKYFGNADPIGKSLTLGNRGLFRITGVCQNVPSSSHFHFDIFGSMSSVKLGEKWLSSGAHTYLLLKKGYPVEQLAAQSSTITKKYIGPEIKEFLGMTYEEYLKKGDRFGFQFQPITDIHLKSNLEGELEPNGSVKYVYIFSAIAAFILLIACINFMNLSTAGSASRAKEVGIRKVLGSVQQQLIRQFLTESILLTLLALLAAFALVILVLPSFNELAGKQFDLHSILNIKMISLALAGCLFVGLLTGSYPAFFLSSFKPIVVLKGRIQSGMRSGWLRNSLVTIQFVVSIGMIIGTIVVFQQLRFIQNKKLGFDKEQVLILQDTHLLGDKSKTFKEQLGKLSQVVNVTLAGYLPAGNSNNGTDGFLPESADNTVSPYRFGTYYIDDDYLATLGIKIAAGRNFSRSFGSDSAAVLVNEAAVKKFGWKNAIGQRIRTVGNGSPDSKRTYTVVGVTRNFHFRSLHEQIAPLVMMYGGDHYQMALRIRTNDFPALIKTIEKTWKLETDSPFSYSFLNERFDKMYQSEQRVGKLFGIFASLAVVIACLGLFGLAAFTTIQRTKEIGVRKVLGASVMSIVALLSGDFLRIVVVAIVIATPVAWYGMNQWLADFAYKIDIQWWVFVLAGVLAVAIALLTVSFQSVKAALVNPVKSLKSE; encoded by the coding sequence ATGCTAAGAAACTACTTTAAAATCGCCTGGCGCACCCTTTGGAATAAGAAGGCGTTTGCGGCTATCAATATTTTTGGCCTTGCTATTGGCCTGGCCACGTGTATGCTCATTCTCCTGTACGTCCAGCACGAGCTCAATTACGACCGATATAATGAGCGTGCTGACCGTATTTTCCGCATCACCATGCACGGGAAGATCGGTGGCACTGAAATCAACATTGCAGTAGCCCCGGCTCCGGCAGGCCCATCTGTTGCCAGAGATTACCCTGGTGTTGAAGCATTTACACGTGTCACTACCGAGGGCACGTTCCTGGTAAAAAATGATCAGGAGCGGTTTAAAGAGGAGCATGTAGCATTTGCGGACTCTAATTTCTTTCAGGTTTTTTCTATTCCTGTTGTAAAAGGAAACCCGGCCACGATGCTGAAAGAGCCTAACACTTTGGTCATTACCGAAGCAATTGCGCAAAAGTATTTTGGAAATGCAGACCCGATTGGCAAAAGCCTGACGCTGGGCAACCGGGGACTGTTCCGCATTACAGGAGTTTGTCAGAACGTACCTTCCAGCTCTCATTTTCATTTCGATATTTTCGGTTCAATGAGTTCTGTCAAGCTTGGTGAAAAGTGGCTTTCTAGCGGCGCGCACACTTACCTGCTGCTCAAAAAAGGCTATCCCGTTGAACAGCTCGCAGCTCAGAGTTCGACCATCACGAAGAAATACATTGGGCCGGAAATAAAGGAGTTTCTCGGGATGACCTATGAGGAATATTTGAAAAAAGGTGACCGCTTTGGTTTTCAATTTCAACCCATTACCGACATTCACCTCAAATCCAATCTGGAAGGAGAGCTCGAACCGAATGGCTCGGTCAAATATGTGTATATATTTTCGGCCATTGCTGCATTCATTCTGCTCATTGCCTGTATCAATTTTATGAACCTCTCCACGGCGGGCTCGGCCAGTCGTGCTAAGGAAGTGGGTATCCGCAAAGTGTTGGGCTCGGTTCAGCAACAGCTTATCCGTCAGTTTCTAACAGAATCCATACTGCTCACGCTACTAGCTCTTTTGGCAGCATTTGCGCTGGTAATATTGGTACTGCCCAGCTTTAATGAACTGGCCGGAAAGCAGTTTGATCTGCATTCCATTCTGAATATAAAAATGATCTCGCTCGCTTTGGCCGGCTGCCTTTTCGTCGGGTTATTAACAGGCAGTTACCCCGCTTTTTTCCTGTCGTCATTTAAACCGATAGTGGTTTTAAAAGGAAGAATACAATCCGGCATGCGCAGTGGGTGGTTGCGTAATTCGCTGGTAACCATTCAGTTTGTAGTCTCCATTGGAATGATCATTGGTACCATTGTGGTATTCCAGCAGCTGCGTTTTATTCAGAATAAAAAACTGGGTTTTGATAAGGAACAGGTGCTAATCCTGCAAGACACCCACCTTTTGGGAGATAAATCAAAGACATTCAAGGAGCAACTGGGCAAGCTGTCACAGGTTGTCAATGTAACATTAGCGGGCTATCTGCCAGCCGGAAACTCCAACAATGGTACGGACGGTTTCTTGCCGGAGAGTGCCGACAACACGGTTTCTCCTTACCGGTTTGGTACCTATTATATTGACGATGACTATCTGGCAACATTGGGAATCAAAATTGCAGCCGGGCGTAATTTCTCCCGATCGTTCGGCTCCGACAGCGCGGCGGTGCTGGTCAATGAAGCTGCGGTTAAAAAGTTTGGCTGGAAAAATGCGATCGGTCAGCGCATACGCACGGTGGGTAACGGGAGCCCGGATAGTAAGCGCACGTATACAGTGGTGGGCGTGACGCGGAATTTTCATTTCAGATCGCTGCACGAACAGATCGCCCCGCTGGTGATGATGTACGGTGGCGACCATTATCAAATGGCGCTGAGAATTCGTACCAATGATTTCCCCGCTCTGATCAAAACCATTGAAAAAACCTGGAAATTAGAAACGGACAGTCCATTCTCGTATTCATTTTTGAACGAACGGTTTGATAAAATGTACCAGTCCGAGCAGCGGGTTGGAAAGCTGTTTGGCATTTTCGCGAGCCTGGCGGTTGTGATCGCCTGCCTCGGGTTGTTTGGCCTGGCGGCATTTACTACCATCCAGCGCACTAAGGAAATTGGTGTGCGGAAAGTACTTGGAGCGTCGGTAATGAGCATTGTCGCTCTCTTATCAGGCGATTTTTTGCGTATCGTAGTCGTCGCCATAGTGATCGCCACGCCAGTTGCATGGTATGGTATGAACCAGTGGCTGGCGGATTTTGCCTATAAGATTGACATTCAATGGTGGGTTTTCGTGCTCGCTGGCGTGTTGGCGGTTGCTATTGCCTTGCTGACAGTCAGTTTCCAAAGTGTGAAAGCAGCATTGGTCAATCCGGTGAAAAGTTTGAAGAGTGAGTGA
- a CDS encoding ABC transporter permease: protein MFKNHLKIASRTLLRYRNYTILNVLGLSVSVAACLLLYVVYTYESGFDKFHKNYDQIYRIAKKTEYPNGQIDYTPGSPLPYEAALKVDIPQLGTIVPVYGTIDPQVTVLGKNADSQATDKKFKEEDEGIATVPEFFDLFDYAWLTGSKSVLKEPNVVVLSQRKAEKYFGKWQDAVGQYLKINNKTVMKVGGILENPPLNTDFPVDIVVSYESKRKQPLSFGWGGFDNWGSTSSNDQLFVLLPKNVSVKTIENQFPGFLKKHYKDERSNSKVSHFLTPLSEQHYDARLNNFTGHSISRSVLWTLVVIGVLIISMACINFINLATVQSARRSREVGVRKVLGSGRPELISQFLSETFLIVIGSVSIGVVLAVLSMPLLGLISHVPPELPVINNPGLWLFVLALSLLVSFIAGFYPAIVMSGFQPIEAIKSKVANRSFGGVSLQKLLIVIQFGVSQILVVGTIVTITQMNFVSKLDLGFTKEGVYSVNLDDAYTSRFESFKNELLQNPDIQSVSFSSDVPSSDNNWSGNFAFGNRGKDEDFQVFNKFADEDYFKTFGLQFIAGKAYERGDSTGACVVNETLLAKVGIKDPQQAVGMNIRLGGGKWQPIVGVVKDFKANSAREASKPIMISPLAQYYWLGGIKIRTANISRAVESIEKAYANVFPEVAIQGKFFDESIEEFYKQEKQITLLYQIFAGLSIFIACLGLFGLATFMAQQRMKEIGVRKVLGASVADIVGLLSKDFLVLVLVAIVLASPVAWYVMDQWLQEFEYKVAISWWMFAAGAGMAVIIAFATVSFQSIKAALMNPVKSLRSE, encoded by the coding sequence ATGTTTAAAAACCATCTCAAAATCGCTTCCCGGACTTTGCTCCGTTATCGCAACTACACCATTCTCAATGTTCTGGGTCTTTCCGTGAGCGTGGCCGCGTGTTTGCTTTTGTATGTTGTTTATACGTATGAATCGGGGTTTGATAAATTTCACAAAAACTACGACCAGATATACCGGATCGCCAAAAAGACGGAATATCCAAACGGACAGATAGATTACACACCAGGCAGCCCGCTGCCTTACGAGGCTGCCCTGAAAGTGGATATCCCGCAGCTTGGTACCATTGTACCAGTTTACGGTACCATTGATCCGCAGGTGACGGTACTGGGAAAAAACGCGGATAGTCAGGCAACTGATAAAAAATTTAAGGAGGAAGATGAAGGAATAGCTACGGTTCCGGAGTTTTTCGATCTGTTCGACTATGCGTGGTTAACCGGTTCAAAATCAGTTTTGAAAGAGCCGAATGTAGTTGTGCTGTCCCAAAGAAAAGCCGAAAAATACTTTGGTAAATGGCAGGATGCGGTGGGCCAGTATCTGAAAATCAATAACAAAACGGTCATGAAAGTAGGTGGCATCCTCGAAAACCCGCCGCTGAACACAGATTTCCCAGTTGATATAGTGGTTTCCTACGAAAGCAAGCGAAAACAACCTTTATCGTTCGGCTGGGGCGGTTTTGATAACTGGGGCAGTACCAGCAGCAATGATCAGCTTTTTGTTCTTTTACCGAAGAATGTCTCTGTAAAAACCATTGAAAATCAGTTTCCGGGTTTCCTTAAAAAACATTATAAGGATGAAAGAAGCAATTCCAAAGTTTCGCATTTCCTGACTCCTTTATCAGAACAACATTACGACGCAAGGCTTAACAATTTCACCGGGCATAGTATCAGCAGAAGTGTGCTTTGGACGCTGGTGGTGATCGGCGTTCTGATCATTTCGATGGCGTGTATCAATTTTATCAACCTCGCAACAGTACAGTCGGCCCGTCGCTCCCGGGAAGTTGGTGTCAGGAAGGTTTTGGGCAGCGGTCGTCCTGAACTCATCAGCCAGTTTCTGAGCGAAACATTCCTGATCGTGATTGGTTCTGTCTCCATTGGCGTGGTACTTGCGGTGTTAAGTATGCCTTTACTCGGCCTGATCTCACATGTCCCGCCTGAACTGCCGGTCATAAACAATCCGGGGTTGTGGCTGTTTGTCCTGGCATTATCGCTTTTGGTCAGCTTTATTGCAGGCTTCTATCCGGCCATTGTCATGTCGGGTTTCCAGCCTATCGAAGCTATTAAGAGCAAAGTGGCCAACCGGTCATTTGGAGGAGTTTCGCTGCAAAAGTTGCTGATTGTCATACAGTTCGGTGTTTCGCAAATATTGGTTGTCGGAACCATTGTTACTATTACGCAAATGAATTTTGTAAGCAAGCTCGATCTGGGCTTTACAAAAGAAGGCGTTTATTCGGTCAATCTCGATGATGCTTATACCAGCAGGTTCGAGTCATTCAAAAATGAACTGCTGCAAAACCCGGACATTCAGTCTGTTAGTTTCTCCTCGGATGTGCCGTCTTCGGATAATAACTGGTCGGGTAACTTCGCTTTTGGCAACCGGGGGAAAGATGAGGATTTTCAGGTTTTCAACAAATTTGCTGACGAGGATTATTTCAAAACTTTTGGCTTGCAGTTCATAGCGGGTAAAGCTTACGAAAGAGGTGATTCAACCGGTGCTTGCGTAGTGAATGAAACACTTCTGGCCAAAGTGGGTATCAAGGATCCGCAGCAGGCCGTTGGGATGAACATCAGGCTTGGAGGCGGCAAATGGCAACCCATTGTGGGCGTTGTAAAGGATTTTAAAGCCAACTCTGCCCGTGAGGCCAGCAAGCCGATCATGATTTCTCCGTTGGCGCAATATTACTGGCTAGGAGGTATCAAAATACGCACCGCTAACATTTCCAGAGCCGTAGAAAGCATTGAAAAAGCTTATGCAAATGTGTTTCCCGAAGTAGCGATCCAGGGTAAATTTTTCGATGAAAGCATTGAAGAGTTTTATAAACAAGAAAAGCAGATTACATTGTTGTACCAGATTTTCGCAGGTCTTTCCATCTTCATCGCATGTCTTGGACTTTTCGGCCTTGCCACATTTATGGCCCAGCAGCGTATGAAGGAAATAGGAGTGAGGAAAGTACTTGGTGCTTCGGTGGCGGATATCGTGGGGTTGCTGTCCAAAGATTTTCTGGTACTGGTACTTGTGGCCATTGTACTGGCTTCGCCCGTCGCCTGGTATGTGATGGACCAATGGTTGCAGGAATTCGAATATAAAGTCGCGATCAGTTGGTGGATGTTTGCCGCTGGCGCTGGTATGGCCGTTATCATTGCATTTGCCACCGTAAGTTTCCAAAGTATCAAAGCCGCATTGATGAATCCTGTGAAGTCGTTGAGAAGTGAGTAG
- a CDS encoding ABC transporter permease: MLKNYFKIAWRNLVKERQFTLLNLVGLSTGLTCTLLIYLWVNDELHIDHYNAKEAQLYQVMANHPGEDGVKTINHTAGLLANALATEMPEVEHAVTVAPASWFGNKGLVSFGDIHIKVGGQFISKDYFNVFTCPVLDGDENVLFRDNQTIGISKELALKLFHTTDNVIGKTIAWDHGEFTSNYNIGAIFEGNPANAVEQFDVLFNFDLFVEKRPSMKSWGNSDPSTFVILKEETDVDHFNGKIKNYLATKDKGSKVQLLAIKYSDKYLHGQFENGVQAGGRIAYVRLFSIIALFILVIACINFMNLSTAKASGRMKEVGIKKAIGAYRRSLVIQYLGESVMMAFLSLFVAIFLLVILLPQFNQITGKQINLAFDSQIILSTFGITLLTGLIAGSYPALYLSGFNTISVLKGSLKTSAGELFFRKGLVVFQFAVSVIFIVSVLVVYRQIEYIQTKNLGYSRDNIIHFEIPMKMDSASLASSESFLNEVKNLPGVVKASSFSHNLTGDHGGISGFEWPGRPPGKDIDFANLEVGFNFIETVGIKIKEGRGFSQNQNASNEIIFNESAIKSMGLKDPVGKIVRFWGMDRQIVGVVKDFNFESLYERVKPCFFQVYPVMPNIMVKIQAGAKPQTIAQIEKTFQAYHKGNAFEYKFLDENYNAMYASERRISELSRYFAGLAILISCLGLFGLAAFTAQRRQKEIGIRKVVGATVGNVAVLLSTDFLKLVLIAMVIAFPLISWAMNLWLNEFSYHVTIGLNVFILSGVSIIMLAVATVGYQAIKAALSDPVKILKSE, from the coding sequence ATGCTCAAAAACTATTTCAAAATCGCGTGGCGCAACCTTGTGAAGGAGCGCCAGTTCACGCTCCTGAACCTGGTCGGTTTGTCGACGGGCCTGACCTGTACGCTATTGATTTATCTTTGGGTAAATGATGAGCTTCACATTGATCATTACAATGCCAAAGAGGCGCAGCTTTATCAGGTAATGGCCAATCATCCCGGTGAAGACGGCGTGAAGACCATTAACCATACTGCCGGACTGCTCGCAAATGCGCTGGCGACCGAAATGCCGGAGGTTGAGCACGCGGTAACGGTAGCGCCTGCCTCCTGGTTTGGTAACAAAGGCCTGGTTTCCTTTGGTGATATTCACATTAAAGTGGGCGGCCAGTTTATCAGCAAGGATTATTTCAATGTCTTTACCTGCCCGGTGCTGGATGGGGACGAGAATGTGTTGTTTCGGGACAATCAAACCATTGGTATTTCGAAGGAGCTGGCCCTGAAATTGTTTCATACCACAGACAATGTCATAGGCAAAACTATTGCCTGGGATCACGGCGAATTTACCAGTAACTATAACATTGGAGCTATTTTTGAAGGGAATCCAGCCAATGCGGTTGAGCAATTTGATGTGCTTTTCAATTTTGATCTTTTCGTGGAAAAGCGCCCGAGCATGAAATCCTGGGGCAACAGCGATCCGAGTACTTTCGTCATCTTGAAAGAGGAAACGGATGTAGATCACTTTAATGGGAAGATCAAAAACTACCTTGCTACGAAAGACAAAGGGAGCAAAGTCCAGCTGTTAGCGATCAAATATTCAGACAAATACCTACATGGTCAGTTTGAAAATGGCGTACAGGCTGGTGGAAGGATCGCTTATGTAAGGCTTTTCTCGATCATCGCATTATTTATTCTGGTGATCGCCTGCATCAATTTTATGAATTTGTCCACAGCGAAAGCATCGGGCAGAATGAAGGAAGTGGGTATCAAAAAAGCCATCGGGGCATACCGCCGGTCGCTTGTGATCCAGTACCTGGGCGAATCGGTAATGATGGCTTTTCTGTCACTTTTCGTCGCCATTTTTCTGCTGGTCATTCTGTTGCCCCAGTTCAATCAAATTACCGGAAAGCAGATCAATCTTGCCTTTGATAGCCAGATCATTCTATCGACTTTCGGCATCACACTGCTGACCGGACTCATTGCCGGCAGCTATCCCGCGCTTTATCTCTCAGGGTTCAACACTATTTCGGTATTAAAAGGCTCCCTTAAAACATCGGCTGGGGAGCTATTTTTCAGGAAGGGACTCGTGGTGTTTCAGTTTGCCGTTTCAGTGATTTTCATTGTTTCCGTCCTCGTCGTTTACCGGCAGATCGAATACATTCAAACCAAAAACCTCGGTTACAGCCGTGACAATATCATTCATTTTGAAATTCCAATGAAGATGGATTCGGCAAGCCTCGCATCCTCCGAATCGTTTCTTAATGAAGTGAAAAACCTGCCAGGGGTCGTGAAAGCATCGAGTTTTAGTCATAACCTTACTGGTGACCACGGCGGTATTTCGGGTTTTGAATGGCCGGGAAGGCCGCCGGGCAAAGACATTGATTTCGCAAATCTGGAAGTGGGGTTCAATTTTATTGAAACGGTTGGAATAAAAATCAAGGAAGGAAGGGGCTTCTCACAAAATCAGAATGCCAGTAACGAGATTATTTTCAATGAATCGGCCATCAAAAGCATGGGGCTGAAAGATCCGGTTGGCAAGATCGTCAGGTTCTGGGGAATGGACAGACAAATCGTCGGCGTAGTAAAGGATTTTAATTTTGAATCACTTTACGAACGCGTAAAACCCTGCTTTTTTCAGGTATACCCGGTTATGCCCAACATTATGGTGAAAATCCAGGCGGGAGCTAAACCACAGACTATTGCGCAAATCGAAAAGACATTTCAGGCTTATCACAAAGGCAATGCATTCGAATACAAGTTTTTAGACGAAAATTATAATGCGATGTATGCATCCGAGCGACGGATCAGCGAGTTGTCGAGGTACTTTGCCGGACTGGCCATTTTGATCTCGTGCCTCGGCTTGTTCGGTCTGGCCGCATTTACCGCGCAACGTCGACAAAAAGAGATAGGTATCCGTAAAGTAGTAGGCGCAACGGTCGGTAATGTCGCGGTTCTATTATCAACTGATTTTCTCAAACTGGTACTGATCGCCATGGTAATCGCTTTTCCTTTGATATCCTGGGCGATGAACCTGTGGCTGAATGAATTCTCGTACCACGTCACCATCGGGCTGAATGTGTTCATTCTGTCAGGCGTATCCATCATCATGCTCGCAGTTGCCACAGTAGGTTATCAGGCAATTAAGGCGGCATTAAGTGATCCGGTTAAAATTCTAAAAAGCGAGTAA